The Anoxybacillus flavithermus genome has a segment encoding these proteins:
- a CDS encoding spore gernimation protein: MKRYQFNEITTMQYIFLISGTQVGIGILSLPAQLADIANTDGWIAIVIGWVISIIASTIIIKTMEKHPQDTIFDLSRRYFGRILGTIIHLAFVGYALLASVTVVFTSIHITQVWILPNTSNYLVMVLFMLPGFLITRNGVRVLGRYAEVVFYLTLWMPILIAIPLQKGTVLHMLPVLKDGWTPIFQAVKTTVLSFLGFELAFVFYPFLKEKQHAVKAMVIANSISGFTFLLITVTCFIFFSPDEISSLIWPTLSLLKTIEFSFIERFEVIFLSFYLFVMSTTGIPYIFTTVFGISQLLGKKDHTIVLFIAVCIFICTSFLYNPSFVDIQTMGSWWERYGLWGAYIFPIILFIYVSVAQWFQGGKKK; this comes from the coding sequence ATGAAACGATATCAATTTAATGAAATCACAACAATGCAATATATTTTTCTAATCTCTGGTACACAAGTCGGCATTGGCATTTTATCATTACCCGCTCAGCTTGCCGATATTGCCAATACAGACGGATGGATTGCCATTGTCATCGGCTGGGTCATTTCGATTATCGCAAGTACAATCATTATCAAAACGATGGAAAAGCATCCGCAAGATACGATTTTCGATCTTTCTCGCCGCTATTTCGGGCGCATACTCGGAACAATTATCCATCTTGCTTTTGTCGGTTACGCTTTATTGGCGTCTGTCACTGTCGTTTTTACTTCGATTCATATTACGCAAGTATGGATTTTGCCGAACACATCGAACTATCTCGTCATGGTGTTATTTATGTTGCCTGGTTTCCTCATTACACGAAATGGTGTGCGCGTGCTTGGGCGATATGCCGAAGTTGTCTTTTATTTAACCCTTTGGATGCCTATTCTCATCGCAATCCCACTACAAAAAGGAACGGTTTTGCATATGCTCCCTGTCTTGAAAGATGGGTGGACTCCAATTTTTCAAGCGGTAAAAACGACGGTTTTGTCTTTTTTAGGTTTTGAATTAGCGTTCGTGTTTTACCCATTTTTAAAAGAAAAACAACATGCCGTAAAAGCAATGGTAATCGCCAATAGCATTTCCGGTTTTACGTTTTTGCTGATTACAGTCACATGTTTCATCTTCTTTAGTCCCGATGAAATTTCTTCACTTATTTGGCCGACGTTATCGTTGCTCAAAACAATTGAATTTTCGTTTATTGAACGGTTTGAAGTCATCTTTTTATCGTTTTATTTGTTTGTGATGTCAACGACAGGCATTCCGTACATTTTTACGACCGTTTTCGGCATTAGTCAGCTTCTCGGAAAAAAAGATCATACGATCGTATTATTTATTGCCGTTTGTATATTCATTTGCACATCTTTTTTATACAATCCGTCTTTTGTTGATATTCAAACGATGGGATCGTGGTGGGAGCGATACGGCTTATGGGGAGCTTACATTTTTCCTATCATTTTGTTTATTTACGTTTCTGTTGCGCAATGGTTTCAAGGGGGAAAAAAGAAATGA
- a CDS encoding spore germination protein, translated as MMNSIQQTLTHSLDMNEQTLRDYFTKTPDLVYCHLLIGEPKKRALLVYLNTLVDKNSINNNIIDPLLFETKQINTIVDIQLPIGAKSYSTKWEHVIQRIFQGETALLLDGDDHVLLLDTQGWPQRAIAEPQIESSLKGSHQGFIETCEKNIALIRRYLPHQQLKIEETTVGRRGHTSVALLYLEDVTHPEVLQELKDRIEQIDVDTVVNTGELMQHIEDNPFSPFPQFLLTERPDAAVSNLLQGRIVIIVDRSPSVMIGPMTFITFFQTVDDYSTRWMIASFLRLLRLLAFFMAIFLPSAYIATLSFHYEIIPLNLLLTVGESRERVPIPPLLEAVLMELAIEMLREAGLRLPAPIGQTVGIVGGVVIGQAAVEAGIVSNIMVVIVSLTAIASFIIPNPDMSESIRLLRFPMMIIASLFGLVGMAIGLMLIIGHLISLESLGTPEGSPFAPARLRDWKDTILRFPLWMMRTRPLSARPTQLTRQKKFRK; from the coding sequence ATGATGAACAGCATACAACAAACGCTTACGCATTCGCTTGATATGAATGAACAAACGTTGCGTGATTATTTTACAAAAACACCTGATCTCGTATATTGCCATTTACTGATCGGAGAACCAAAGAAGCGAGCGTTACTTGTATATCTCAATACGCTCGTTGATAAAAATTCCATTAACAATAACATTATTGACCCGCTTTTGTTTGAAACGAAACAAATCAATACAATTGTTGATATTCAGTTGCCCATTGGCGCTAAGTCCTACTCGACAAAATGGGAACATGTCATTCAGCGAATCTTTCAAGGGGAAACCGCGCTATTGCTAGACGGGGACGACCACGTATTGCTGTTGGATACGCAAGGGTGGCCGCAACGCGCCATTGCGGAACCGCAAATAGAATCGTCGTTGAAAGGGTCACACCAAGGATTTATCGAGACGTGCGAGAAAAATATTGCCCTTATTCGCCGTTATTTGCCACATCAACAGTTAAAAATTGAAGAAACGACCGTCGGCAGACGGGGACATACGTCTGTCGCGTTATTGTATTTGGAAGACGTGACTCATCCAGAGGTATTACAAGAACTGAAAGATCGAATTGAACAAATAGATGTCGATACAGTCGTCAATACAGGGGAACTGATGCAACATATTGAAGATAATCCGTTTTCACCGTTTCCACAATTTTTATTAACTGAGCGACCCGACGCAGCAGTGAGCAACTTACTGCAAGGACGTATCGTGATCATCGTTGACCGTTCACCAAGCGTTATGATAGGTCCGATGACATTTATTACGTTTTTTCAGACGGTTGATGATTATAGCACTCGTTGGATGATTGCGTCGTTTTTACGACTTTTGCGACTGCTTGCCTTTTTTATGGCGATTTTTTTACCGTCCGCATACATTGCGACACTTTCGTTTCATTACGAAATTATTCCGCTCAACTTATTGTTAACAGTCGGTGAATCGCGCGAACGCGTCCCGATTCCACCGCTTTTAGAAGCAGTCTTAATGGAACTTGCGATTGAAATGTTGCGTGAGGCGGGCTTGCGTTTACCTGCACCAATCGGGCAAACAGTCGGCATCGTTGGAGGAGTTGTCATCGGACAGGCGGCCGTTGAAGCCGGTATCGTCAGCAACATTATGGTCGTCATCGTCTCATTAACAGCCATTGCATCGTTCATTATTCCAAATCCAGACATGTCCGAGTCGATTCGCTTATTACGCTTTCCGATGATGATCATTGCCTCATTGTTTGGGTTAGTCGGCATGGCGATCGGTTTAATGCTTATTATCGGTCATCTCATTTCTTTAGAGTCGCTCGGTACACCGGAAGGAAGCCCGTTTGCACCTGCGCGATTGCGCGATTGGAAAGATACGATTTTACGCTTCCCGCTTTGGATGATGCGCACACGACCGTTATCGGCACGCCCTACCCAGCTGACAAGACAAAAGAAATTTCGCAAATAA
- a CDS encoding FAD-dependent oxidoreductase — MSLPKSSQSYWLQTTTIPSFPSLTQPLKTDVAIVGGGITGIMTAYLLAKQGVRVAVIEANRLCHGTTGHTTAKITAQHDLIYHELIAHFGEDSARQYYEANSEAIQFILQTIKENDIHCDLSLEDAYVYTTEETQLYKLEAEWKAYETIGIDGAYVDQLSLPFSVQGAIMMRNQAQFHPLHYLKTLVELAVKHGASFYEQTVAQHIETSTRPVVQTKNGATITCDTVVICTHFPFFDPAFYFARLHAERSYVIAVEAHERLQGMYLSANEPKRSLRYTMIDGKPLLFVGGESHKVGQGTNMIHHYEALQSFSKHIFGLSNVQYRWSAQDLVTLDNLPYIGPVRTSLPHILVATGYRKWGMTTSAVAAHLLADLALQKENRYAQLFAPSRFIADPSLNHLLTEGIDVAKHFLIGKLEYALRTPRDISPGEGAVVNVDGKRAGAYRDEQGTLYVVDTTCTHMGCELEWNNSERSWDCPCHGSRFCFTGKVLEGPATEPLRQLEGDE, encoded by the coding sequence ATGTCTTTACCAAAGTCGTCTCAATCGTATTGGCTACAAACAACAACGATACCATCCTTTCCATCTCTGACACAACCGCTTAAAACGGATGTAGCGATTGTTGGAGGAGGAATAACAGGCATAATGACGGCTTATTTGCTCGCTAAACAAGGCGTGCGAGTCGCCGTCATCGAAGCAAATCGGCTATGTCACGGCACAACTGGGCATACGACGGCAAAAATAACCGCCCAACATGATCTTATTTATCATGAGCTGATTGCTCACTTCGGTGAGGATAGCGCTCGTCAATATTACGAAGCAAATAGCGAGGCAATACAGTTTATTTTGCAAACAATAAAAGAAAACGATATACATTGCGATTTATCTCTAGAAGATGCATACGTATATACGACTGAAGAAACGCAATTATACAAGCTTGAGGCAGAATGGAAAGCATATGAAACGATCGGCATTGACGGAGCATATGTCGATCAACTGTCGCTTCCTTTTTCCGTTCAAGGTGCAATCATGATGCGCAACCAAGCGCAATTCCATCCGCTCCATTATTTAAAAACATTAGTGGAACTCGCTGTCAAACACGGGGCATCTTTTTATGAACAAACCGTTGCACAACATATTGAGACATCGACAAGACCGGTTGTACAAACGAAAAATGGAGCAACGATCACTTGTGACACCGTTGTCATTTGTACTCATTTTCCGTTTTTTGATCCTGCTTTTTACTTCGCACGACTGCATGCAGAACGATCATACGTCATTGCAGTCGAAGCGCACGAACGATTGCAAGGTATGTATTTAAGCGCCAACGAACCAAAGCGATCGTTGCGATATACGATGATAGACGGAAAACCTCTTCTTTTCGTTGGTGGCGAGTCACATAAAGTCGGACAAGGAACCAACATGATTCATCACTATGAAGCGTTACAATCATTTTCAAAACATATATTCGGATTGTCGAACGTGCAATATCGCTGGTCGGCGCAAGATCTTGTCACGCTAGACAATCTCCCATACATCGGTCCTGTTCGTACAAGCCTTCCACACATACTTGTCGCGACAGGATATCGTAAATGGGGCATGACGACAAGTGCAGTTGCTGCTCATCTGTTAGCCGATTTAGCGTTACAAAAAGAAAATCGTTACGCTCAACTGTTTGCCCCGTCACGTTTTATCGCTGATCCATCACTCAATCACTTACTGACGGAAGGAATCGATGTCGCGAAACACTTCTTAATCGGAAAGCTTGAATACGCCCTTCGTACCCCTCGCGACATATCGCCAGGAGAAGGAGCTGTAGTCAATGTAGACGGAAAACGGGCAGGTGCATACCGCGACGAACAAGGCACACTATATGTCGTCGATACGACATGTACACATATGGGATGTGAACTCGAGTGGAACAATAGTGAACGGTCATGGGACTGTCCTTGTCACGGTTCACGTTTCTGTTTTACCGGAAAAGTGCTAGAGGGACCAGCGACTGAACCACTTCGACAGCTTGAAGGGGATGAATGA